From a single Triplophysa rosa linkage group LG17, Trosa_1v2, whole genome shotgun sequence genomic region:
- the cdkn2c gene encoding cyclin-dependent kinase 4 inhibitor C: MAEATAIDRLSTAAARGDLKEIETILQSNVNVNERNKYGRTPLQVVKLGCPSVALALLLAGADPNARDPIGGLAVSHDAARDGFLDTLQVLAQNGADVNLLDNDGNLPLHLAARQGHLDVVEYLVSQCNTQPFQPNAKGYTPRDLAFMHKQHRTVEWLESIVHSESA; encoded by the exons ATGGCCGAAGCCACGGCTATAGATAGGTTGAGCACTGCAGCTGCGAGAGGAGATCTGAAGGAAATTGAGACGATATTGCAAAGCAACGTTAACGTTAATGAAAGGAACAAGTACGGCAGGACACCATTGCAG GTGGTGAAACTTGGCTGCCCGTCCGTGGCTTTGGCGCTACTTCTTGCAGGCGCGGACCCAAACGCGCGCGACCCCATCGGAGGACTGGCCGTCAGTcacgatgctgcaagagacggATTTCTGGACACCCTACAGGTGCTCGCGCAGAATGGTGCTGATGTCAATCTCCTTGACAACGATGGCAACCTGCCTCTGCATCTGGCTGCGCGGCAAGGACACCTAGATGTCGTGGAGTATCTCGTGTCTCAGTGCAACACGCAGCCCTTTCAGCCAAACGCAAAAGGCTACACACCTCGTGATCTGGCGTTTATGCACAAACAACACAGGACTGTGGAGTGGTTAGAGAGCATTGTGCATTCAGAATCAGCATAG